In Collimonas arenae, a single genomic region encodes these proteins:
- a CDS encoding LysR family transcriptional regulator: MDLTQLRAFVTVAREGNLTRAAELLHVTQPAVSLQIKSLQTSLNLQLFIRVPSGMALTDEGIKLLPFAERAIAVMSELRQQAASLHPGNSKILSGKLAIGTILDPEFIRLGAFLQRLVESYPQLSTQLQHSMSGDVLQQIKSGHLDVGYYLGTPNKSFHRLTLTQFTYCVLAPSGWKSRISGKDWPALAKLPWIWTPPESAHHRLLSKTFAQYKVIPNKVALVDQEPSMLDLVKSGVGLSLVRESIALREAHAHGLVISDTVNLSTELSFITLDKRKDEPVIAAVFAILKTIWKT; encoded by the coding sequence ATGGACCTCACCCAACTTCGCGCTTTCGTCACGGTTGCCCGTGAAGGAAATCTGACACGAGCAGCTGAATTGCTGCATGTCACCCAACCGGCGGTCAGCCTGCAAATCAAATCGTTGCAAACCAGCCTGAACCTCCAATTATTCATTCGCGTCCCCAGCGGCATGGCGTTAACCGACGAAGGCATCAAGTTACTGCCTTTTGCAGAACGTGCAATTGCCGTCATGTCCGAACTACGCCAACAAGCCGCCAGCTTACATCCAGGAAACTCAAAAATATTGAGTGGAAAACTCGCGATCGGCACCATTCTCGATCCGGAATTTATCCGTCTAGGGGCTTTTCTCCAGCGACTTGTCGAAAGTTATCCACAGCTTTCTACACAATTACAGCACAGCATGTCAGGCGATGTTTTGCAGCAAATCAAGTCTGGCCATCTCGATGTCGGCTACTACCTTGGTACGCCAAACAAGAGTTTTCACCGCCTGACATTGACACAATTTACTTACTGCGTGCTTGCACCGTCCGGTTGGAAAAGCCGGATTTCCGGAAAAGACTGGCCTGCTTTGGCAAAACTTCCTTGGATCTGGACACCGCCAGAGTCGGCACATCATCGTTTACTCAGTAAAACGTTTGCACAATATAAAGTTATTCCGAATAAAGTTGCCTTGGTTGACCAGGAACCATCAATGCTAGACCTAGTGAAATCCGGCGTCGGACTTTCACTTGTCAGAGAATCAATTGCATTGCGTGAAGCGCATGCGCATGGCCTGGTCATTTCCGACACGGTCAATTTATCGACAGAACTTTCGTTTATTACACTGGATAAACGTAAAGATGAACCGGTTATTGCCGCAGTCTTTGCCATATTGAAAACAATCTGGAAAACCTGA
- a CDS encoding aspartate carbamoyltransferase has protein sequence MIDQQTFLRDAMRRLNLTRENFSDRIGIRKRALDTWILPETSGEFRVMPDIVTKFVSEILHGSLVELSNTQSVYIPDPNTPLRSRIGHDGKPQLLSVDQFSRDSLEELFRVADIMQPIARRQKVSRILEGAVLANLFFEASTRTRISFGAAFCRLGGSVCDTTGFTFSSMTKGESIYDTSRVISGYVDALVVRHPEQGAVDEFARATNIPVINGGDGPGEHPSQAILDLYTIQREFSRLGKLVDGAHIVMAGDLKYGRTVHSLIKLLALYCGLRFTLIAPTGLEMPAHILERIARGGHVVETSTSLAHGLKGADIVYATRIQKERFADEAIEGYTPDFQINQALINATCSADTIVMHPLPRDGRPGANDLSTDMNHDPRLAIFRQTDNGIPVRMAIFATLLGVENQVQHSMRDVTWRSPHHVGPDDAAFDGLD, from the coding sequence ATGATCGATCAGCAGACTTTTCTTCGCGATGCGATGCGTCGCCTTAACCTGACCAGAGAAAATTTTTCGGACCGGATTGGCATCCGAAAGCGCGCGCTGGATACTTGGATTTTGCCCGAAACATCTGGTGAATTCAGGGTTATGCCAGACATTGTGACAAAATTTGTCAGTGAAATTTTGCATGGTAGTTTGGTCGAATTAAGTAATACGCAGAGCGTATATATCCCTGATCCGAACACACCGCTCCGCTCACGTATCGGCCATGACGGCAAACCACAATTGCTTTCTGTAGATCAGTTTTCACGCGATTCGCTCGAAGAACTGTTCCGGGTCGCTGACATCATGCAGCCCATTGCAAGGCGCCAGAAGGTCTCACGCATCCTCGAGGGGGCCGTACTAGCCAATTTGTTCTTTGAAGCCAGCACGCGCACGCGTATCAGCTTTGGTGCGGCTTTTTGCCGGCTGGGTGGCTCGGTGTGCGATACCACCGGCTTTACTTTCTCATCGATGACCAAGGGCGAGTCGATTTACGACACCAGCCGGGTTATCAGCGGTTATGTCGACGCATTGGTGGTACGCCACCCGGAGCAAGGCGCCGTGGACGAATTCGCTCGCGCCACCAACATCCCTGTGATTAACGGCGGCGACGGACCAGGCGAGCATCCAAGCCAGGCGATTCTCGACCTGTACACCATCCAGCGCGAGTTCTCCCGCTTGGGCAAACTGGTCGACGGCGCTCACATCGTCATGGCCGGCGATCTGAAGTACGGACGCACGGTGCATTCTCTGATCAAGTTGCTGGCACTGTATTGTGGTCTCAGGTTCACCCTGATTGCGCCAACCGGCCTTGAGATGCCAGCGCACATCCTGGAACGCATCGCCCGCGGCGGCCATGTAGTGGAAACCTCGACCTCATTGGCGCACGGCTTGAAAGGCGCGGATATCGTCTATGCAACGCGAATTCAGAAAGAGCGCTTTGCAGATGAAGCGATCGAAGGCTATACCCCGGATTTCCAGATTAATCAGGCCTTGATCAATGCCACCTGCAGTGCCGATACCATCGTCATGCATCCCCTGCCGCGCGACGGTCGGCCAGGGGCAAATGACCTCAGTACAGACATGAATCATGATCCACGGCTGGCGATCTTTCGCCAGACCGATAACGGGATCCCGGTAAGAATGGCGATTTTCGCGACCTTGCTAGGCGTGGAAAACCAGGTACAGCACTCGATGCGCGACGTGACCTGGCGTTCGCCCCACCATGTGGGGCCTGATGATGCGGCGTTTGACGGTTTGGATTGA
- a CDS encoding AsmA family protein gives MTISKFRPAKIFLWSIAALAGLIALCVALLLTFDWNRAKPWLNQRVSEATGRPFAIRGDLSLTWQASQTDQDSWRRWVPWPRLSAKDIVLDNPAWAKTGPHTAEIGQLTFSLNPLPLLAHRIVVPSLELDSPIVALERKPDGDNNWTFASSGPSAWQMELQKLVLAKGTVRLLDPISKVDIKADIDSLPAITTEGYGIGWKVAGTFNKTPVSGDGKAGAVLSLQNSSTPFPLQANVRIGKTSIGVKGTLTKPSDLAALDLRLKLSGASMSNLYPLTGIVLPATPPFSTEGRLIGKLNSAGGDWTYDRFSGRVGSSDLSGTLEFIAQKPRSLLKGTLLSNQLRLEDLAPLIGADSNASKANRGDGAAQPANKVLPVEQFDTSRWGSIDADVKFTGRKIIRGKELPIQDLVADLHLKDSVLSLTPLNFGVAGGNLISTIKLDGNNKQIKAEMKISARHLKIKQLFPTFESAQASLGEVNGDASLSAVGNSVATLLGASNGELKTVINQGTISKFLLEAAGLNIGNVVISKLFGDKQVKLNCLASDFAVNNGVMQTRTFVMDTEDAVINVQGQINLAQETLALQIKPESKGMRIFSLRSPLHVTGSFKNPDVGVDKGILALKAGGAIALGILAPVAAVIPLINITPAQENDCAALLAQQKQKPVAPPPGKTSRPKK, from the coding sequence ATGACTATCTCTAAATTTCGTCCGGCAAAAATTTTCCTGTGGTCGATTGCTGCCCTGGCGGGGTTGATTGCCTTGTGCGTGGCGTTACTTCTTACCTTCGACTGGAATCGCGCCAAACCGTGGCTTAACCAGCGTGTCAGTGAGGCCACCGGCCGGCCGTTTGCAATTCGCGGCGACTTGTCGCTGACCTGGCAAGCATCGCAAACCGACCAGGATAGCTGGCGACGCTGGGTGCCGTGGCCACGCCTGAGTGCAAAAGACATCGTGCTCGACAATCCTGCCTGGGCCAAGACTGGACCGCACACGGCGGAAATCGGCCAGCTGACGTTTTCATTGAATCCCTTGCCGCTGCTGGCGCACCGCATCGTGGTGCCGTCTCTGGAGCTGGACTCTCCCATTGTCGCGCTGGAACGCAAGCCGGATGGCGACAATAACTGGACTTTCGCATCCAGCGGACCTTCAGCCTGGCAGATGGAACTGCAAAAGCTGGTACTCGCCAAGGGCACGGTGCGCCTGCTTGATCCCATCAGCAAAGTAGATATCAAAGCCGACATCGACAGCCTGCCAGCCATCACTACCGAAGGCTACGGCATCGGCTGGAAAGTCGCGGGTACCTTTAACAAAACGCCCGTCAGCGGCGACGGCAAGGCCGGCGCGGTGCTGTCTCTGCAAAACAGCAGCACGCCGTTCCCGCTGCAAGCCAATGTCCGCATCGGCAAAACATCGATTGGCGTAAAAGGGACGTTGACCAAGCCAAGCGACTTGGCCGCGCTCGACCTGCGCTTGAAACTGTCGGGCGCCAGCATGTCCAACCTGTATCCGCTGACCGGCATCGTGCTGCCGGCGACACCACCGTTTTCTACCGAAGGCCGGCTGATCGGCAAACTCAACAGCGCCGGCGGCGACTGGACTTACGATAGGTTCAGCGGCCGCGTCGGCTCCAGCGATTTATCCGGCACACTGGAATTTATTGCGCAAAAACCGCGGTCTTTGTTGAAAGGCACGCTGCTTTCCAACCAACTCAGGCTGGAAGACCTGGCGCCGCTGATCGGCGCCGACTCCAACGCCAGCAAAGCCAATCGCGGCGACGGTGCGGCGCAACCCGCCAACAAGGTGCTGCCGGTGGAGCAGTTCGATACGAGCCGCTGGGGCAGCATCGACGCCGACGTCAAGTTCACCGGGCGCAAGATCATTCGCGGCAAGGAGTTGCCGATCCAGGATCTGGTCGCCGATCTGCACCTGAAGGACAGTGTGCTGTCCCTTACCCCCTTGAATTTCGGCGTAGCCGGCGGCAACCTGATTTCGACCATCAAACTGGACGGCAACAACAAACAGATCAAGGCGGAGATGAAAATTTCGGCGCGCCATCTGAAAATCAAACAGTTGTTCCCGACCTTTGAATCGGCGCAGGCCAGCCTGGGCGAAGTGAATGGCGATGCGTCCCTGAGCGCCGTCGGCAATTCGGTTGCGACGCTGCTTGGCGCATCGAATGGCGAGCTGAAAACTGTGATCAACCAAGGCACTATCAGTAAATTCCTGCTGGAGGCCGCCGGCCTCAATATCGGCAATGTGGTGATTTCCAAACTGTTCGGCGACAAGCAAGTCAAACTAAACTGCCTGGCCAGCGATTTTGCGGTGAACAACGGGGTGATGCAGACGCGCACCTTTGTGATGGATACGGAGGACGCCGTCATCAACGTGCAAGGTCAAATCAACCTGGCCCAGGAAACGCTGGCGTTGCAGATCAAGCCCGAGAGCAAGGGTATGCGGATTTTCTCGCTTAGATCGCCGCTACACGTCACAGGCAGCTTTAAGAACCCTGACGTAGGGGTAGACAAGGGCATACTGGCTTTGAAGGCTGGCGGCGCGATTGCGCTGGGCATACTGGCGCCGGTGGCGGCAGTAATCCCTTTGATCAATATCACGCCGGCCCAGGAGAACGATTGCGCGGCTCTGCTGGCGCAGCAAAAGCAAAAACCGGTGGCGCCGCCGCCGGGCAAAACCAGCCGTCCAAAGAAATAA
- a CDS encoding DUF3300 domain-containing protein, giving the protein MTNNKKPMKLLQSASICVALMSLAGCDKKLDAPAQASVPPAPQAQAAPAYVPPTADQLYQLVGPIALFPDKLVAQVLAASSYPDQVSAADNWLAQNKNLKGNQLQDAANQQPWDVSVKGLTQFPSVLDQMAHNIPWTSALGDAYVNDPTDVMNAIQVMRQRAAASGNLKNSKQQRIAVAPRVQEEPPSGYAPPPDEPPIYDGPEVIPPPPQTYVIEPAEPDVVYVPAYNPGVVYGEPLPVYPGYYYEPPPVYYPPGEIITAGVLTFGLGVAVGAVIENHGWGWHSWGMHWGGGGGGGNWNGGGGGGGWHRPAVVYNNNTYVSRSTTIINRVTNNYNNSTVINNNTRNNFGPGQANNQAFPNGRPGGQPGGGAANFSAARPNMAQPNVARPNFAPQGNSQQQHPGPNAAPFAGGPRPNHPQPDFNHMTRPNFGKVPQAGGPSAAASANQLARPGFGQPGQNGNPVPNHLQQNALSHTPAMQRNLGGERPPVNLNQHPFGGNQPRPEFNRPAPAPAPMVKPQPSPVPQNVQNRPPQQFENRPNGGQQMHQEMNRPAPAPPAAFNRPQPQPQIRPQPQPQPQPRPEPRPQPQPQMQAPHPAPPQQNHEVHHDGGNGHPDKRDEHK; this is encoded by the coding sequence ATGACTAACAATAAGAAACCCATGAAGCTGTTGCAGAGCGCTTCCATTTGCGTCGCTCTGATGTCGCTAGCCGGCTGTGACAAGAAACTTGACGCGCCGGCGCAGGCATCCGTGCCGCCGGCGCCGCAAGCCCAAGCTGCTCCCGCCTATGTACCGCCAACCGCTGATCAGTTGTATCAGCTGGTAGGCCCGATTGCCTTATTCCCGGACAAGCTGGTGGCGCAAGTGCTGGCTGCGTCCAGTTATCCCGACCAGGTAAGCGCGGCAGACAACTGGCTGGCGCAAAACAAGAATTTGAAAGGCAACCAGTTGCAGGACGCCGCCAACCAGCAGCCATGGGACGTCAGCGTCAAAGGCTTGACGCAGTTTCCTAGCGTGCTGGATCAGATGGCACATAACATTCCTTGGACCTCGGCGCTCGGCGATGCCTATGTCAACGATCCGACGGACGTCATGAACGCGATCCAGGTGATGCGCCAGCGCGCCGCCGCCAGCGGCAATCTGAAGAACAGCAAGCAGCAGCGGATTGCTGTCGCGCCGCGGGTGCAGGAAGAGCCGCCGAGCGGCTACGCGCCGCCGCCTGATGAACCGCCGATCTATGACGGCCCGGAAGTGATTCCGCCGCCTCCGCAAACCTATGTGATCGAGCCGGCTGAACCCGATGTGGTCTACGTGCCGGCCTACAATCCAGGCGTGGTGTATGGTGAGCCGCTACCTGTCTATCCGGGTTATTACTACGAACCGCCACCAGTCTATTACCCGCCGGGTGAAATCATTACGGCTGGCGTACTTACCTTTGGCTTGGGGGTTGCCGTCGGCGCCGTGATCGAGAATCACGGCTGGGGCTGGCATTCCTGGGGTATGCATTGGGGCGGTGGTGGCGGAGGCGGCAACTGGAACGGCGGTGGAGGCGGCGGTGGTTGGCACCGGCCGGCGGTGGTGTATAACAACAACACTTATGTGTCGCGTTCCACCACGATCATTAACCGTGTGACCAACAACTATAACAACAGCACCGTCATCAACAACAATACGCGGAATAATTTCGGACCCGGGCAGGCCAACAACCAGGCCTTTCCCAATGGCCGTCCTGGCGGCCAGCCGGGCGGGGGCGCGGCGAATTTCAGCGCAGCCCGGCCGAACATGGCCCAGCCTAATGTGGCCCGACCTAATTTCGCACCACAGGGAAATTCGCAGCAACAGCATCCTGGGCCGAATGCCGCGCCGTTTGCTGGCGGGCCACGGCCTAACCATCCGCAGCCGGATTTCAACCACATGACACGGCCTAATTTCGGCAAGGTTCCGCAAGCCGGCGGCCCGTCTGCTGCTGCCAGCGCGAATCAGCTGGCGCGGCCGGGTTTTGGCCAGCCAGGACAGAATGGCAATCCGGTGCCGAACCATTTGCAGCAAAACGCCTTGAGCCATACTCCTGCCATGCAACGAAACCTGGGTGGTGAAAGGCCGCCGGTGAATTTGAACCAGCATCCTTTTGGTGGTAACCAGCCGCGGCCTGAGTTTAACCGCCCGGCCCCTGCTCCCGCTCCGATGGTCAAGCCGCAGCCAAGCCCCGTACCGCAAAATGTGCAAAACCGACCGCCTCAGCAGTTCGAGAACAGGCCTAACGGTGGCCAGCAGATGCATCAGGAAATGAACAGGCCGGCACCCGCTCCGCCAGCTGCGTTCAATCGTCCACAACCACAGCCGCAAATACGTCCGCAGCCACAACCACAGCCCCAGCCACGGCCGGAACCGCGGCCACAGCCACAACCACAGATGCAGGCGCCGCATCCAGCGCCGCCGCAGCAAAATCACGAGGTGCATCACGACGGTGGCAACGGGCATCCCGACAAGCGGGACGAACATAAATAA
- the putA gene encoding trifunctional transcriptional regulator/proline dehydrogenase/L-glutamate gamma-semialdehyde dehydrogenase: MPPLQPASQPSSSTPSPFSTAFTAFHAEMMADATPLRAAITAAYRRDETLAVQWLLSQVQTSASSYAASQALARKLVQAVREKRTRASGVDALMHEFSLSSEEGVALMCLAEALLRIPDHQTADRLIADKISKGDWRSHLGESPSLFVNAATWGLLITGKLVSTNSESGLGSALTKLIGRGGEPLIRKGVDVAMRMLGNQFVTGQTIAEALSNSRDNEKRGYRYSYDMLGEAALTEEDAAAYYRSYEDAIHAIGKASAGRGIKQGPGISVKLSALHPRYSRAQRQRTMQELLPRLKQLLLLAKQYNIGLNIDAEEADRLELSLDLMEALAFDADLAGFEGIGFVVQGYQKRCPFVIDYLVDLARRSGRKFMVRLVKGAYWDSEIKRAQVDGLPGFPVYTRKVYTDVSYLTCAQKLLASTDVIYPQFATHNAHTLATIYSWAKEKNITDYEFQCLHGMGETLYDQVVGKDMLDKPCRIYAPVGSHQTLLAYLVRRLLENGANSSFVNQIVDENVSIDSLIADPLQAAQQLGGEPHPQISLPPAMFGAERKNSAGLDLSNEEVLRQVDSAFSVFGQQQWHVTPLLSDPQTYDQSARPVLNPADHRDVVGSVVEASVGDVDKALYAASVYAMDWQTLPPAERAEKLDCSAALFEEHQMELIALAIREAGKSLPNAIAEVREAVDFLRYYAAQVRHTQNALALGPVVCISPWNFPLAIFVGEVSAALAAGNVVLAKPAEQTPLIAARAVQLMHEAGVPHAALQFLPGQGDTVGATLTADPRVKGVIFTGSTEVAQIINRTLAKRALEESVDLPLIAETGGQNALIMDSSALPEQVVQDVLSSAFDSAGQRCSALRVLCLQNDIADRTLHMLKGAMQELRVGNPDRLVTDIGPVIDAEAQGQLLAHIEKMRSTAKNFFQLPLPPEQANGTFVAPTLIEIGSMSELKREVFGPVLHVLRYARNELPQLIEAINGSGYGLTLGIHSRIDETIDYIVGHAHVGNIYVNRNIVGAVVGVQPFGGEGKSGTGPKAGGPLYLKRLQRNPSVSLGAHTIHAPNADATIDTPVLQALLGWAKTHGHQRIAALGEEYMHASWLGTSLVLPGPTGERNSLSFAPRGAILCSADNVGAMLNQLAAVFATGNFPVVEKTSAAMIPDGLPKSVRASIRMVDTLDADGHSLRLQLALVDGAGTLRLRPLLTALSERSGALVPLLETSEYASIPLWRLLAERAVCVNTTAAGGNASLMTLQA, from the coding sequence ATGCCGCCGCTACAGCCCGCATCCCAGCCGTCCAGCAGTACTCCCTCACCATTCAGCACCGCCTTCACCGCTTTCCACGCCGAGATGATGGCCGACGCCACGCCGCTGCGCGCCGCCATTACCGCTGCTTATCGCCGCGACGAAACGCTGGCCGTGCAATGGCTGCTGTCGCAAGTGCAGACCAGCGCCAGTTCGTATGCCGCCAGCCAGGCGCTGGCGCGCAAGCTGGTGCAGGCAGTACGTGAAAAGCGCACACGCGCATCGGGCGTGGACGCCTTGATGCATGAGTTTTCACTGTCGTCGGAAGAAGGCGTGGCCTTGATGTGCCTGGCAGAAGCCCTGTTGCGCATTCCCGATCACCAAACCGCCGACCGTCTGATCGCCGACAAGATCAGCAAGGGCGACTGGCGTAGCCATCTGGGTGAATCGCCATCGCTGTTCGTCAATGCAGCTACCTGGGGCTTGCTGATTACCGGCAAGCTGGTCTCCACCAATAGCGAAAGCGGGCTGGGTTCGGCGCTGACCAAACTGATCGGCCGCGGCGGCGAGCCGCTGATTCGCAAAGGTGTCGATGTTGCCATGCGTATGCTAGGCAACCAGTTCGTCACTGGCCAGACCATCGCCGAAGCCTTGAGCAACAGCCGCGACAACGAAAAGCGCGGCTATCGCTATTCGTACGACATGCTGGGCGAAGCGGCGCTGACCGAAGAAGATGCGGCGGCTTACTACCGTTCTTATGAAGATGCGATCCATGCCATCGGCAAGGCCTCGGCCGGACGCGGCATCAAGCAGGGGCCAGGCATCTCGGTCAAGCTGTCAGCGCTGCATCCGCGCTATTCGCGCGCGCAACGCCAACGCACCATGCAAGAACTGTTGCCGCGCCTGAAGCAGTTGCTGCTGCTGGCCAAGCAATACAACATCGGCCTCAACATCGACGCCGAAGAAGCGGACCGCCTGGAACTGTCGCTGGACCTGATGGAAGCGCTGGCCTTCGATGCCGATCTGGCCGGCTTCGAGGGTATCGGTTTCGTGGTGCAGGGGTATCAGAAACGCTGTCCTTTTGTAATCGATTACCTGGTCGACCTGGCGCGCCGCAGCGGCCGCAAGTTCATGGTGCGGCTGGTCAAGGGCGCGTATTGGGATTCTGAAATCAAGCGTGCGCAAGTCGACGGCCTGCCTGGCTTCCCTGTCTATACACGCAAGGTTTACACCGACGTTTCTTACCTGACTTGCGCGCAGAAATTGCTGGCGTCCACCGATGTGATCTATCCGCAGTTTGCAACGCACAACGCACATACGCTGGCGACCATCTATAGCTGGGCCAAGGAAAAAAACATCACAGATTATGAGTTCCAGTGCCTGCACGGCATGGGTGAAACCTTGTACGACCAGGTAGTCGGAAAAGACATGCTGGACAAGCCATGCCGGATTTATGCGCCGGTCGGTTCACATCAAACCTTGCTGGCCTATCTGGTGCGCCGCTTGCTGGAAAACGGCGCCAACTCTTCCTTCGTCAACCAGATCGTCGATGAAAATGTCTCGATCGATTCACTGATCGCCGATCCGCTGCAAGCCGCACAGCAACTGGGCGGCGAGCCGCATCCACAGATTTCCCTGCCGCCTGCGATGTTTGGCGCGGAACGCAAGAATTCGGCCGGTCTTGATTTGAGCAACGAAGAAGTATTGCGCCAGGTCGATAGCGCTTTCAGCGTTTTCGGCCAGCAGCAATGGCATGTCACGCCATTGTTGAGCGATCCGCAAACCTACGATCAGTCCGCACGTCCGGTGCTGAATCCGGCGGATCATCGCGATGTAGTCGGCAGTGTAGTCGAAGCCAGCGTCGGCGATGTCGATAAAGCCCTGTATGCGGCCAGCGTCTACGCCATGGATTGGCAAACCCTGCCGCCGGCGGAGCGCGCCGAAAAACTCGATTGTTCGGCAGCGCTGTTTGAAGAACATCAGATGGAACTGATTGCACTGGCCATCCGGGAGGCAGGGAAATCGCTGCCTAACGCCATCGCCGAAGTGCGCGAAGCGGTTGATTTTCTACGCTATTACGCGGCGCAGGTCCGCCACACGCAAAATGCGCTGGCGCTGGGGCCGGTCGTCTGCATCAGCCCGTGGAATTTCCCGCTGGCGATTTTTGTAGGTGAAGTCAGCGCTGCGCTGGCGGCAGGGAATGTGGTGCTGGCCAAGCCAGCGGAACAAACCCCGCTGATCGCCGCACGTGCGGTGCAACTGATGCATGAAGCGGGCGTGCCGCATGCGGCTTTGCAATTTTTACCGGGACAGGGCGATACCGTCGGCGCCACGCTGACGGCCGATCCACGCGTCAAGGGCGTGATCTTTACCGGCTCGACGGAAGTCGCGCAGATCATCAACCGCACACTGGCAAAACGCGCTTTGGAAGAGTCGGTGGACTTGCCGCTGATCGCTGAGACGGGTGGCCAGAACGCCTTGATCATGGATTCCAGCGCCTTGCCGGAACAAGTGGTGCAAGACGTGCTGAGTTCGGCCTTCGACAGCGCAGGCCAGCGTTGCTCGGCGTTGCGCGTGCTGTGCCTGCAAAACGATATCGCCGACCGCACCTTGCATATGCTCAAGGGCGCCATGCAGGAACTGCGGGTTGGCAATCCGGATCGCCTGGTGACGGATATCGGGCCGGTGATCGATGCCGAAGCACAAGGTCAATTGCTGGCGCACATCGAAAAAATGCGCAGCACCGCCAAGAATTTTTTCCAGTTGCCGCTGCCGCCAGAGCAAGCCAATGGCACTTTTGTGGCGCCAACGCTGATCGAAATCGGTTCGATGTCGGAACTGAAACGCGAAGTATTCGGCCCGGTATTGCACGTGCTGCGTTACGCCCGCAATGAACTGCCGCAACTGATCGAGGCGATCAACGGCAGCGGTTACGGCCTGACGCTGGGCATCCATTCGCGTATCGATGAAACCATCGATTACATCGTCGGCCACGCCCACGTCGGCAATATTTATGTGAACCGGAATATCGTCGGCGCGGTGGTCGGCGTGCAGCCGTTCGGCGGCGAAGGAAAATCCGGCACCGGCCCCAAGGCTGGCGGCCCGCTTTACCTGAAGCGCCTGCAGCGCAATCCTTCGGTGTCGCTGGGAGCGCACACGATTCATGCGCCGAATGCCGATGCAACCATCGACACGCCGGTCCTGCAAGCCTTGCTGGGCTGGGCCAAGACCCACGGTCATCAGCGGATTGCGGCGCTCGGCGAAGAATACATGCACGCCAGTTGGCTCGGCACTTCGCTGGTGTTGCCTGGCCCGACGGGCGAACGCAACAGCCTGTCGTTTGCGCCGCGTGGTGCAATTCTGTGCAGCGCAGATAATGTCGGCGCCATGCTGAATCAACTGGCTGCGGTGTTTGCCACCGGTAATTTCCCCGTCGTCGAAAAGACGTCTGCGGCGATGATACCGGACGGTTTGCCGAAATCGGTGCGCGCGTCCATCCGTATGGTCGACACGCTCGACGCCGACGGCCACTCCTTGCGCCTGCAACTGGCCCTGGTGGACGGCGCAGGCACCTTGCGCTTGCGTCCTTTGCTGACGGCGCTGAGTGAAAGATCCGGCGCGCTGGTGCCTTTGCTGGAAACCTCGGAATACGCTTCGATTCCGCTATGGCGCTTGCTCGCCGAACGTGCTGTCTGCGTCAACACCACGGCCGCCGGCGGCAATGCCAGCCTGATGACTTTGCAAGCGTAA
- a CDS encoding Lrp/AsnC ligand binding domain-containing protein codes for MLDKISKKILAELQNDGRISNVDLSARVNLSPAACLERVRKLQDAGYILHYSAQLNPQLLDVALLVFIEVVLDRTTPEVFEAFSQSVQIIPEVLECHMVAGGFDYLVKARVKDMNAYREFLGKSLLQLKGVRETHTYAVMEEVKHTTKLPIR; via the coding sequence ATGCTTGACAAGATCAGTAAGAAAATCCTGGCCGAACTGCAAAATGATGGTCGCATCAGCAATGTCGACCTCTCGGCCCGCGTCAACTTGTCGCCCGCCGCCTGCCTCGAACGCGTGCGCAAGTTGCAGGATGCCGGCTACATCCTGCACTACAGCGCCCAGCTTAATCCGCAGTTGCTGGACGTCGCGCTGCTGGTGTTCATCGAGGTAGTGCTGGACCGCACCACGCCGGAAGTATTCGAAGCCTTTAGCCAAAGCGTGCAGATCATCCCCGAGGTGCTGGAATGCCACATGGTGGCCGGCGGTTTCGATTACCTGGTCAAGGCGCGGGTCAAGGACATGAACGCCTACCGCGAATTTCTCGGCAAGTCGCTACTGCAGCTCAAAGGCGTGCGCGAGACGCATACCTATGCAGTGATGGAAGAGGTCAAGCACACGACCAAATTGCCTATCCGCTGA